One Streptomyces umbrinus genomic window, CGCGATCAACATCCGAACTACGCCTCCAGGCCTGCCCCGGACCTTCCCGCCCCCGCGGCCCCGGCCTCGATCGCCATGAGAGCTGGGTACGCGCGGCGGTCTGGCGCTGATCTGGTGGCGGTGCTGTACTCACCTGGGGACGTTCGGGCGTACGCCGACGAGCGGTCGGTGCGCCGGCTCCGGGAGCAGTCGCCGGGCAGGAACGCCGGGTGTCAGGGGCGGGTGTCCAGGACTATGGCCACGGTCGCAGCGATGATGGTGGCCGCGGCCACAACGACCAGCACCGTTCTCACCGCCCTCACCCGTCGAACTGTCCAGGACGCGGGGGCCGGCCCCGGCAAGACTCTCCAGGGCACGGGCGAACGCTGGCCCGCTGCCGGCGTCCGACGGGCTTGGTTGTCCGTCTCCCGCAGCTGCACGCACCATGCGCAGGTGTCCTGCGCATGGCCGGCACGCCGGGCGCCGGGACGCGGATCGGAACAGTCACCGAAGGCTCCCACGGCTGCTCAACGACCGACTCCCGGCAAACGGCCGAAACCTCACCCGTTTGCCCCGGCCTCCCTGTTCAGCCCGGCCTATCGCAGGAGCCTGGCACGGCGTCGCCTCCCCAGAAGGAAGCACGTCCACCCGAGAACGACGTGATGTTGCCTGCCGTCTGCTGGTCACACGAGGTGATCAGCCGCCGATGGAGCCGTCAGCGTGACGTACGGCCGCAGCCGCAACCGAAGCGGCCCTCCCGGAGGTCTGGACCGGTAGTTGTCCGCAAAACACCCGGTTGGGAGACAAAAGATGACCCCCTGGAGCAACGAGAACCTCAGTTCCCGCGCCTACGCCGACCCCTACGCCGCTCCGGACCCCCATGACGACACCTGGCCGACGCCCGTCCAAGCCGGTGATGACCTGGACTATTTCCTGCCGCCGCCCAACCCGGCCGAACGCCTCGGCCGCGTCCTCGCCCCGCGCGATGAGCGGCGCCTTGCCCTGAACGTGGCCCTCACCGCCGCCGGTATCCCGCCGATGCCGGAAGACCGTGCGGTCATCGACCAGCTCAGCGCCCTACCTGCAGACGTCAACACCGTCCTCCAGCGCTGGCTGCACCACACCCTGTGAACCCGGAAGAGCCGCCCCCGGCGACGGCGTCCCGCACCCGCACTGTGAGCCGTGAGTGCGGGACATTGCCCTCACCGGTCAGCGTGGGGTGAAGGTGCGATGTGCCGGTTTGGTGTCAGTGACGGGGTGTCAGATAGTGGTGTTTGTGCTGGTGGAGTGTTGAGGCCGGGGCGGGGTCACTGACGTGGGGTGGTGTCTGTTGCCGTCGCAGACACCATCCGGCCTGACCAGCCCGGTCACATCAGACGGCCCACCGGATTCCCGCCGGGATCGTCTGCCAGCACGACCGCGGCTTTCACCCGCTTGCCCACCGGCTCGCGCCGCACCTCGAAACTGCGGCACACCGCCATCGTGATCTCCAGGCCATGCTGCCCGACCCGGCCCGGATCAGCAGGGCAGGCCGCCGGCGGCGTCGCCTCGGTGTCCCACACGCTGATCTCCACCGCGCCGTCGCTGACCTCCAGGTCCAGCAGACACGGTCCCGGCGCGTATTTGTAGGTGTTGGTCACCAGCTCGCTGACGACCAGCTGCACCATGCCCATCGCACGCTCCGACACCGGGATCCCGTGGACGGCTTGCACCTCGGTCATGAGACCACGGGCAAAATGCCGGGCCACAGCGATCGGCTCGCTGCCGTCAAAGGCCACGGCAGACAGGATCGGGCGGCTGACCAGCGACTCATATTCGTCTTCGTGCATGCCCCAGCCACACCGCCACCTCGTCCTGAGCAACCCGGTAACGACCCCGGATACCCTCGAACCGGCACCGCACA contains:
- a CDS encoding ATP-binding protein, translating into MHEDEYESLVSRPILSAVAFDGSEPIAVARHFARGLMTEVQAVHGIPVSERAMGMVQLVVSELVTNTYKYAPGPCLLDLEVSDGAVEISVWDTEATPPAACPADPGRVGQHGLEITMAVCRSFEVRREPVGKRVKAAVVLADDPGGNPVGRLM